CGCTCGTCGGGGACGATGTCCTCGTGGGCGCCCAGGCGGCCGCCGGCCAGCAGGAGCTGGGAGACCTCCAGGAGCAGGAAGGGGACGGCCGAGTCGGGCTCGTCGCCCTTCGCCACCTCGATGACGGCCACCAGGAAACTCTCGACCTGGTCGGCGATCTGGACCGCGAAGTCGTCGGGGTCCTGCGCGCTCGCGTGCAGTGTGGCGTCAGACATCTAGGAGTCGTCTCCCCTCGAAGGCGCGGCCGAGGGTCACCTCGTCCGCGTATTCCAGGTCGCCACCCACCGGGAGGCCGCTGGCCAGGCGGGTGACCTTGAGGCCCATGGGCTTGATCATGCGGGCGAGGTACGTCGCTGTGGCCTCCCCCTCCAGGTTCGGGTCCGTGGCCAGGATCAGCTCGGTGACCGTACCGTCGGCCAGGCGGGCCAACAGTTCTCGTATGCGCAGATCATCGGGTCCTACACCCTCGATCGGGCTGATCGCGCCGCCCAGGACGTGGTACTTGCCACGGAACTCCCGGGTGCGCTCGATCGCGACCACGTCCTTGGGCTCCTCCACCACACAGATGACGGAGGGGTCGCGGCGGGTGTCGCGGCAGATGTTGCAGAGCTCTTCCTGGGCGACATTGCCGCAGGTCGCGCAGAAGCGGACCTTCGCCTTGACCTCCATCAGGCACTGCGCGAGCCGGCGTACGTCCGTCGGTTCCGCCTGCAGGATGTGGAAGGCGATCCGCTGGGCGCTCTTGGGACCGACGCCGGGCAGCCGCCCCAGTTCGTCGATGAGGTCCTGGACCACGCCTTCGTACAACGGACTGCCGTCCTTCCTTGGTTCCTTGCAGTACGTACGCTAGTTGGCCGGTGCCCGGCTGTGAAAGACGGGCACCGTCGAAAGACCGGGAACGGCTCCCTAGAAGGGCAGCCCGGGGATGCCGCTGCCGCCGGCGCCGAGGCCCTGGGCCAGCGGGCCGAGCTTCTGCTGCTGGAGCGCCTGCGCGTTCTCGTTGGCCGCCTGTACGGCCGCCACGATCAGGTCGGCGAGGGTCTCGGTGTCCTCCGGGT
Above is a window of Streptomyces griseorubiginosus DNA encoding:
- the recR gene encoding recombination mediator RecR; protein product: MYEGVVQDLIDELGRLPGVGPKSAQRIAFHILQAEPTDVRRLAQCLMEVKAKVRFCATCGNVAQEELCNICRDTRRDPSVICVVEEPKDVVAIERTREFRGKYHVLGGAISPIEGVGPDDLRIRELLARLADGTVTELILATDPNLEGEATATYLARMIKPMGLKVTRLASGLPVGGDLEYADEVTLGRAFEGRRLLDV